The following are encoded together in the Juglans microcarpa x Juglans regia isolate MS1-56 chromosome 2D, Jm3101_v1.0, whole genome shotgun sequence genome:
- the LOC121248612 gene encoding protein NRT1/ PTR FAMILY 6.4 — translation MVLVTAHGDKDGADDGTVVNFRGNPVDKSKTGGWLAAGLILGIELSERICAMGIAMNLVTYLVGSLHISSAKSATIVTNFMGTLNLLGLLGGFLADAKLGRYLAVFIFGTITAVGVIMLTLATTIPSMRPPPCDNYRNQQHQCIEVNGRQLALLYAALYTIALGGGGIKSNVSGFGSDQFDYRDPKEEKAMVFFFNRFYFGISIGSLFAVIVLVYIQDTVGRGWGYGISAGTVVIAVAILLCGTPWYRFKKPQGSPLTVIWRVIILAWKKRGLPYPSHPSLLNEYQNAKVLHTEKFKCLDKAAILDEYAAATKTKNSPWIVSTVTQVEEVKMVLRLIPIWSTCILFWTVYSQMTTFTIEQATFMNRRVGSFTIPAGCFSAFLISTILLFTSLNEKLFVPLARKLTHKLHGITCLQRIGVGLIFSIEAMVAAAIIEKQRRGIAVQHNSKISAFWLVPQFFLVGAGEAFAYVGQLEFFIREAPERMKSMSTGLFLSTISMGFFVSSLLVSIVDKVTKNSWLRSNLNAAKLENFYWLLAVLGTLNFFAFLAFATRHQYKVQHSISINDDGKNELKTSNDVTVEKMEEKASIPAMEGP, via the exons ATG GTTTTGGTTACTGCACATGGAGATAAAGATGGTGCAGATGATGGAACTGTGGTTAATTTTCGAGGGAACCCTGTGGACAAGTCCAAGACTGGAGGATGGCTTGCTGCAGGGCTCATCTTAG GAATCGAGCTCTCTGAGAGGATATGTGCGATGGGCATAGCCATGAATTTAGTGACATATTTGGTTGGAAGTTTGCATATTTCATCAGCAAAATCTGCAACCATTGTGACTAACTTCATGGGCACTCTCAACCTTCTTGGCCTACTTGGTGGTTTCTTAGCAGATGCTAAACTCGGTCGGTACTTGGCGGTTTTCATCTTTGGAACCATTACTGCTGTG GGGGTGATCATGTTAACTTTGGCAACAACCATTCCTAGCATGAGGCCCCCTCCATGCGACAACTACAGAAATCAACAACATCAGTGTATTGAGGTCAACGGCCGGCAATTGGCTTTGCTCTATGCTGCACTTTACACTATAGCACTGGGTGGTGGAGGAATAAAATCCAACGTCTCCGGCTTTGGCTCTGATCAGTTTGACTATAGAGACCCCAAGGAAGAAAAGGCCATGGTCTTCTTCTTCAATAGGTTCTATTTTGGCATTAGCATCGGGTCCTTATTCGCTGTAATAGTTCTTGTGTACATACAAGATACTGTGGGAAGAGGGTGGGGGTATGGAATTTCAGCAGGTACAGTGGTCATTGCTGTTGCTATATTGCTCTGTGGGACACCATGGTACCGATTTAAGAAGCCTCAAGGGAGTCCTTTAACTGTAATATGGAGGGTCATAATCTTGGCATGGAAGAAAAGGGGTCTTCCTTACCCTTCTCACCCCAGCCTTTTGAATGAATACCAGAATGCCAAGGTTCTACACACTGAGAAGTTCAA ATGTCTTGACAAGGCTGCAATCCTAGATGAGTATGCTGCTGCCACTAAAACCAAAAACAGCCCCTGGATAGTTTCAACAGTGACCCAAGTTGAAGAGGTGAAAATGGTACTGAGGCTCATACCCATCTGGTCCACATGTATCCTCTTCTGGACAGTCTACTCTCAAATGACTACCTTTACCATAGAGCAAGCCACTTTCATGAACCGTAGAGTTGGGTCCTTCACCATTCCTGCGGGCTGTTTCTCCGCTTTTCTCATCAGCACCATTCTCCTCTTTACTTCCCTAAACGAGAAACTCTTTGTACCTCTTGCCCGAAAACTCACCCACAAATTACATGGAATCACATGCCTTCAGAGGATTGGAGTTGGGCTCATCTTCTCGATTGAAGCTATGGTGGCTGCTGCGATTATTGAGAAACAACGGAGGGGAATTGCAGTTCAACATAATAGCAAAATAAGTGCCTTCTGGTTGGTCCCTCAGTTCTTCCTAGTGGGTGCGGGAGAAGCCTTTGCCTATGTTGGACAACTTGAGTTTTTCATTAGAGAGGCACCAGAGAGGATGAAATCCATGAGCACAGGGCTTTTCCTAAGCACCATCTCGATGGGATTCTTTGTTAGCAGTTTGTTGGTTTCGATTGTGGATAAAGTGACCAAGAACAGCTGGCTCAGGAGCAATTTGAATGCGGCAAAGTTAGAAAACTTTTACTGGCTACTTGCGGTGCTTGGGACACTGaatttctttgcttttcttgcCTTTGCAACGAGACACCAGTACAAAGTTCAGCACTCCATTAGCATTAATGATGATGGCAAAAACGAGCTTAAGACTTCAAATGATGTCACAGTggagaaaatggaagagaaggcTAGTATTCCGGCAATGGAGGGACCCTAG
- the LOC121248618 gene encoding 50S ribosomal protein L30-like translates to MNAFKAYKACVPIAWSPNLYISLVRGIPGTRRLHRRTLEALRLHKCNRTVMRWNTPTVRGMLQQVKRLVAIETKEMYKARRQKDANHCALRPPLVISHLPAPAK, encoded by the exons ATGAATGCATTCAAGGCTTACAAGGCCTGCGTCCCAATTGCATGGAGCCCTAACCTGTATATAAGTTTGGTGAGGGGCATTCCAGGGACCAGGAGACTTCACAGGCGCACTTTAGAGGCATTGCGTCTGCACAAGTGCAACCGAACCGTCATGCGATGGAATACTCCTACTGTCAGGGGAATGCTCCAACAG GTCAAGAGATTGGTAGCAATAGAGACAAAAGAGATGTATAAGGCTCGCAGGCAAAAGGATGCAAACCACTGTGCTTTACGTCCCCCATTGGTCATAAGTCACTTACCTGCTCCTGCTAAATGA
- the LOC121248617 gene encoding glycine-rich RNA-binding protein 4, mitochondrial has protein sequence MKKTTVFLARRITKVTSPVSTLRYYCSTPSPSSPSRKNRLFVGGLSWSVEEKSLKDAFSSYGEVTGVNIVYDKDSGRSRGFGFVDFSKEDDARSAKDAMDGKALLGRPLRISFALEKVRGGPVVVPRLT, from the exons ATGAAGAAAACTACGGTGTTCCTTGCTCGAAGAATAACCAAGGTCACCAGCCCAGTCTCGACACTACGATATTACTGttcaactccctctccctcctctCCTTCCCGCAAGAATAGGCTCTTTGTTGGAG GCTTGTCGTGGTCGGTGGAAGAGAAGTCCCTGAAGGACGCTTTTTCTTCCTATGGGGAGGTCACTGGAG tgaatATAGTGTATGACAAAGACTCCGGTAGGTCTAGAGGCTTTGGGTTTgttgatttttcaaaagaagatgACGCCCGAAGTGCAAAGGATGCCATGGATGGGAAG GCACTGTTAGGCAGGCCATTGAGGATAAGCTTTGCTCTTGAAAAGGTTCGCGGTGGACCTGTGGTGGTCCCTCGCCTTACTTGA
- the LOC121248614 gene encoding plant UBX domain-containing protein 3, which yields MESEAQEANPNSNNNNEGLVAAFCEITSSSREEALFFLESHNFDLDAAVSTFLDDPTNNDEDVVHANAETDAVVTHPTVPPRSPSPHSEPESPDYSPSRSRSRSASPKPSRAPYELRSKRGKRKQKKNNRSSRSRSTTRGNVRTLSDLNRSAPDEFDISDDSDEPQEYYTGGEKSGMLVQDPTKPKGNDVDTIFNRARQVAIEEPADHLRPSSSSKSFTGTAQLLSGGTVSSALQPPEVVNHTITFWRNGFSVDNGPLRRFDDPANASFLESIKESECPEELEAPDSRTAVHVDLVKRDENYPEPAKRRIPFRGVGRTLGSTATTPATSEPTVADTSSNITPLPSMGLVVDESLPSTSIQLRLADGTRIVSRFNLDHTIRDIHDFIDASRPGGVGTYQLLTMGFPPKQLVDLDQIIDQAGIANSVVIQKF from the exons ATGGAAAGCGAAGCTCAAGAGGCCAATCCAAACAGCAATAACAACAACGAAGGGTTAGTCGCAGCTTTCTGTGAGATCACCTCCTCGTCCAGAGAAGAAGCCCTTTTCTTCTTAGAGAGCCACAATTTCGACCTCGACGCCGCCGTTTCCACCTTCCTCGACGACCCCACCAACAACGACGAAGACGTTGTCCACGCTAACGCAGAAACTGACGCTGTCGTTACGCACCCGACAGTTCCCCCACGCTCCCCGTCGCCACATTCGGAGCCGGAGTCGCCCGACTACTCTCCCTCGCGGTCGCGGTCCCGATCGGCGTCCCCGAAGCCGTCTAGGGCTCCGTACGAACTCCGGTCGAAGCGGGGAAAGAGGAAGCAGAAGAAGAACAACAGGTCATCCCGGAGCCGTAGTACTACACGTGGTAACGTCCGTACGCTCTCCGATCTGAACCGGTCGGCTCCGGATGAGTTTGATATTAGTGACGACTCCGATGAGCCTCAGGAGTACTACACCGGTGGCGAGAAGAg TGGAATGCTGGTCCAAGATCCTACAAAGCCCAAGGGTAATGATGTGGATACAATTTTCAATAGAGCCAGACAGGTTGCTATTGAAGAACCTGCTGATCACCTTCGACCATCTTCAAGCTCAAAAAGTTTCACTGGAACGGCACAATTACTCTCAGGAGGTACAGTGTCATCTGCACTTCAGCCACCTGAAGTTGTCAATCACACTATCACTTTTTGGAGAAATGGGTTCTCTGTGGATAATGGTCCTTTGCGAAGGTTTGATGATCCTGCAAATGCATCCTTCTTGGAG AGCATCAAGGAGTCTGAGTGTCCAGAGGAGCTTGAAGCCCCAGATAGCAGAACTGCTGTACATGTTGATCTTGTGAAGCGGGATGAAAACTACCCT GAGCCGGCAAAGCGCCGCATACCTTTTCGGGGAGTAGGAAGAACTTTAGGTAGCACAGCTACCACCCCTGCAACATCTGAACCCACTGTTGCTGACACTTCCTCTAACATTACTCCATTGCCATCAATGGGTTTAGTGGTCGATGAGTCATTGCCATCAACTTCTATTCAGCTAAGATTGGCTGATGGTACGCGCATCGTTTCTCGATTCAACCTCGACCATACAATCAGAGACATCCACGATTTTATTGATGCATCAAGACCTGGTGGAGTTGGAACGTACCAACTGCTGACAATGGGGTTCCCTCCAAAACAACTTGTCGATCTGGACCAGATTATAGACCAGGCCGGCATTGCCAATTCAGTTGTCATCCAGAAGTTCTAG